One genomic segment of Brassica napus cultivar Da-Ae chromosome A3, Da-Ae, whole genome shotgun sequence includes these proteins:
- the LOC106392934 gene encoding L-type lectin-domain containing receptor kinase IV.1 — protein sequence MFLKLITIFFFFFFFNLLFQSQETCSQSTNFTYNDGFNPPTDLSLQGITTVTPNGLLKLTNYTVQKTGHAFYTKPIRFKDSPNGTVYSFSTTFVFAIHSQIPILSGHGIAFVVAPNPSLPYATASQYIGLFNITNNGNDTNQVFAVELDTIRSTEFNDTDDNHVGIDINSLKSERTSLAGWWDEKGQFKNLSLISRKPMQVWVDYDGGSHKIDVTMAPFNEDKPRRPLVSAVRDLSSVIRQDMFVGFSSATGSVLSEHFILGWSFRVNGEAPPLALSRLPKLPRFEPKRISDFFKIGMPLISLFLIFCFIFLVCFLVRRRRKFAEEMDDWEKEFGKNRFRFKDLYYATKGFKEKDLLGTGGFGSVYKGVMPGTKLEIAVKRVSHESRQGMKEFVAEIVSIGRMSHRNLVPLLGYCRRRGELLLVYDFMPNGSLDKYLYNTPEVTLNWKQRIKVILGVASGLFYLHEEWEQVVIHRDVKASNVLLDGELNGRLGDFGLARLYDHGSDPQTTHVVGTLGYLAPEHTRTGRATTATDVFAFGAFLLEVTCGRRPIEIRHEIDETFLLVEWVFGLWNKGNILDAKDPNMGYEYDEKEVEMVLKLGLLCSHPDPRARPSMRQVLQYLRGDAKLPDLSPLDFSGSGMILGLQDGFSELGMSYSSSVFKGFTGGSIADSLLSGGR from the coding sequence ATGTTCTTGAAGCTtatcaccatcttcttcttcttcttcttcttcaacctcCTCTTTCAATCCCAAGAAACATGTTCCCAAAGTACCAACTTCACTTACAACGATGGCTTTAACCCACCCACTGACTTATCCCTCCAAGGGATCACCACCGTCACACCAAACGGTCTCTTGAAACTAACCAACTACACCGTTCAGAAAACCGGTCACGCCTTTTACACCAAACCGATCCGGTTCAAAGACTCCCCAAATGGCACCGTTTACTCATTCTCCACAACCTTTGTCTTTGCTATTCACTCCCAAATCCCTATACTTAGCGGTCACGGCATCGCCTTCGTCGTCGCTCCTAACCCTAGCCTTCCTTACGCGACGGCTAGCCAATACATCGGTCTCTTCAACATCACAAACAACGGCAATGACACGAACCAAGTCTTCGCCGTGGAGCTCGACACGATCCGGAGCACAGAGTTTAACGACACTGATGATAACCATGTCGGAATCGATATCAATAGTTTGAAGTCGGAGAGAACCTCGTTAGCCGGGTGGTGGGATGAGAAGGGACAGTTCAAGAATCTGAGTCTGATCAGTCGTAAGCCGATGCAAGTCTGGGTCGACTACGACGGTGGCTCGCACAAGATCGATGTCACGATGGCTCCGTTCAACGAGGACAAACCTAGAAGACCGCTTGTGTCGGCTGTAAGAGATCTTTCTTCGGTTATACGCCAAGACATGTTTGTCGGTTTCTCGTCCGCGACAGGTTCTGTTCTGTCTGAACATTTTATCCTCGGGTGGAGTTTTAGGGTGAACGGTGAGGCTCCACCTTTGGCTTTATCGAGACTTCCGAAGCTTCCTCGTTTCGAACCTAAGAGAATCTCTGATTTTTTCAAGATCGGGATGCCGTTGATCTCCCTCTTCTTGATCTTCTGTTTCATCTTCCTCGTCTGCTTCCTCgtgaggaggaggagaaagtTCGCGGAGGAGATGGATGATTGGGAGAAAGAGTTTGGCAAGAACAGGTTCAGGTTCAAGGATTTGTACTACGCGACCAAAGGGTTCAAGGAGAAGGACTTACTCGGAACCGGAGGGTTCGGGAGTGTTTACAAAGGTGTGATGCCTGGGACGAAGCTGGAGATCGCCGTGAAAAGAGTCTCCCACGAGTCGAGACAAGGGATGAAAGAGTTTGTGGCGGAGATTGTGAGTATTGGTCGGATGAGTCATCGGAACTTAGTCCCTCTCTTGGGGTACTGCCGCAGGAGAGGTGAGCTTCTTCTTGTGTATGACTTCATGCCTAATGGGAGTTTAGACAAGTACTTGTACAACACGCCAGAGGTAACCCTAAACTGGAAGCAGAGGATCAAGGTGATTCTAGGGGTTGCTTCTGGATTGTTCTACCTTCATGAGGAATGGGAACAAGTGGTGATTCATCGAGACGTTAAAGCCAGCAACGTTTTGTTAGATGGAGAGCTTAATGGAAGACTCGGAGATTTTGGTTTGGCTCGGTTGTACGATCACGGGTCGGATCCTCAGACCACGCACGTTGTTGGGACATTGGGATACTTAGCTCCTGAACACACCCGGACAGGGCGTGCAACAACGGCTACCGATGTTTTCGCGTTTGGAGCGTTCTTGCTAGAAGTCACGTGCGGGAGACGTCCTATAGAGATCAGGCACGAGATCGATGAGACGTTCTTGCTCGTGGAGTGGGTGTTCGGGTTATGGAACAAGGGAAACATCTTGGATGCTAAGGACCCTAACATGGGTTATGAGTATGACGAAAAGGAGGTGGAAATGGTTTTGAAGCTAGGTCTCTTGTGCTCTCACCCGGACCCGAGGGCTAGACCAAGTATGAGACAAGTGTTACAATATCTAAGAGGAGATGCAAAGTTACCAGATTTGTCTCCTTTGGACTTTTCGGGGAGTGGGATGATACTTGGCCTCCAAGACGGGTTTAGCGAATTAGGGATGTCGTATTCTTCCTCTGTCTTTAAAGGGTTTACCGGTGGATCTATAGCTGATTCTCTACTCTCCGGTGGGAGATGA